DNA sequence from the Neomonachus schauinslandi chromosome 16, ASM220157v2, whole genome shotgun sequence genome:
AGGAAGGTGGAAGGGTCACAGGTCCTATGGCTGTGGAAATGgaggccgggggggcgggggggtaggCCCCCaggcggggcagggcagggctctgACCCCTCTCCGCCCTCTGCTCCCCACAGGTCCCTGGGGGTGACCCTGTGGGAGCTCTTTGAGTTTGGGGCACAGCCCTACCGCCATCTGTCCGACGAGGAGGTCCTCGCCTTCGTGGTCCGCCAGCAGCACGTCAAGCTGGCCCGGCCGAGGCTCAAGCTGCCCTATGCGGACTACTGGTGAGGGCAGGGCCTGACCTCCGACCCCTggccctcccatcccaccccaggaTGTCCCAGAGCCCCTCACCTCTTCGCACCCCACCCACAGTCTCAGCACTCGCTACACCCCACACCTTTTGCTGTTGGAAGCATCTGCTGCTTGGGAAGGGGTGACACTGAGGCGGGGAGTGGCAGACCTGGTACTTGAACCTGAGTTTCTCCACTCGTAAAAGACCCCTGCTGCTTGCTTGTCTCTGATTCCAGAACTCACAGCCCAAACAGGAAGGCCACCTAACCATCATTTCCTCACATCTGCCTTGCTGTCCCCTCTTCTAggtctctgcccccccccccccccccccccccccccccccacccgcacACACCTtgggtctctccctgccccctccacacGCACACTGGGACTCTACTCACCTGcgcctcctccctgtcccccaggTACGATATCCTGCAGTCCTGCTGGAGGCCACCTGCCCAGCGCCCTTCGGCTTCTGATCTCCAACTGCAGCTCACCTACCTGCTCTCTGAGCGTCCCCCacggcccccgcccccgcctcccccaccccgagACGGTCCcttcccctggccctggcccccgcAGCACAGCGTGCCCCGCCCAGGGACCCTCTCCTCTCCATTCCCCCTTCTGGATGGCTTCCCTGGGGCTGACCCCGACGATGTGCTCACGGTCACTGAGAGCAGCCGTGGCCTCAACCTTGAGTGCCTGTGGGAGAAGGCGCGGCGGGGGGCCGGCCGCGGTGGGGGGGCGCCCCCTTGGCAGCCGGCATccgcgcccccggccccccaTGCCAACCCCTCCAACCCTTTCTATGAGGCGCTGTCCACGCCCAGCGTGCTGCCGGTCATCAGCGCCCGCAGCCCCTCGGTGAGCAGCGAGTACTACATCCGCCTGGAGGAGCACGGCTCCCCGCCTGAGCCCCTCTTCCCCAATGACTGGGACCCCCTGGACCCAGGAGTGCCTgccccccaggcctcccaggccCCTTCCGAGGTCCCCCAGCTGGTGTCCGAGACCTGGGCCTCCCCCCTCTTCCCTGCAGCTCGGCCCTTCCCAGCCCAGTCCTCGGCATCAGGCAGCTTCCTCCTGAGCGGCTGGGACCCCGAGGGCCGAGGTGCCGGGGAGACCCTGGCGGGAGACCCTGCCGAGGTGCTGGGGGAGCGGGGTACCGCCCCgtgggcagaagaggaggaagaggaggaggagggcagctcCCCGGGGGAAGACAGCAGCAGCCTTGGGGGTGGCCCCAGCCGCCGAggccccctgccctgtcccctgtgCAGCCGAGAGGGGGCCTGCTCCTGCCTGCCCCTGGAGCGGGGGGACGCCGTTGCTGGCTGGGGGGGCCACCCTGCTCTTGGCTGCCCCCATCCCCCAGAGGACGACTCGTCCCTGCGGGCAGAGAGGGGCTCCCTAGCCGACCTgcccctggccccccccccccccccccccccccccccccccgccgccacctCCCCGGGCCCCCGCGGACCCAGCCGTGTCCCCCGACCCTCCCTCGGCCGTGGCCAGTCCCGGCTCAGGCCTGTCGTCTCCGGGCCCCAAGCCGGGGGACAGCGGCTACGAGACCGAGACCCCTTTTTCCCCCGAGGGAGCCTTCCCAGGCGGGGGGGCAGCCGAGGAGGAAGGGGTCCCTCGACCGCGGGCTCCCCCCGAGCCCCCCGACCCGGGAGCGCCCCGGCCACCCCCAGACCCGGGTCCCCACCCACTGCCGGGGACCCGGGAGAAGCCGACCTTCGTAGTTCAAGTGAGCACCGAGCAGCTGCTGATGTCCCTGCGGGAGGACGTGACAAGGAACCTcctgggggagaagggggcaaACCCCCGAGAGACGGGACCCAGGAAGATGGGGAGAGGCCTCGGGAACAGAGAGAAAGCCCAGGGCCCGAGCAGGGACCCCACAGTCCTGGGCAGCGGGAAGAAAGCCCCAAGCCCGAACAAGGACCCGAGCCTCCCCATGAACGGGGTGACAGTGTTGGAGAACGGGAGACAGAGAGCCCTGGGCATCGAGGAGAAGGTGGCGGAGAATGGGGGCCCAGGGAccccagagagagaagagaaagtgctGGAGAAAGTGCTGGAGAATGGGGAGGTGACACccccaaggagggaggagaaagtgtTGGAGAATGGGGAGCTGAGGTCCCCCGAGAGAGAAGGGAATGTGCTGGCGAATGGGGGGCTGACACCCTCAAAGATCGAGGAGAAGGTGTCAGAGAATGGGGGCCTGAGACTCCCCAGGAACACGGGGAGGCTGCCAGAGACTGGGCCTCGGagagccccagggccctgggagaaGGCGCCCGAGAGTGGGGTGCCAGCCCCAGAGACCTCGCTGGAGAGAGCCCCCGAGCCCGGCGCAGTGGCCTTGTCCCGGAACGGCGGGGAGACAGCCCCTGGCCCCActggcccagcccccaggagCGGGGTGCTGGAACCCGGGACCGAGAGGAGAGCCCCCGAGACTGGGGGGGCACCGAGAGCCCCCGGGGTTGGGAGGCTGGACCTCGGGAGTGGGGCCCGAGCCCCAGTGGGCATGGGGATGGCCCCCGGCGGCGGCCTCGGAAGCGGCGTGGACGCAAAGGCCGGATGGGTAGACAGCACGAGGCCAcaaccgcccccgcccccgccgccgccgtcgGAAGCACAGCCGAGGTGGCCGGAGCCAGCGCCACAGAGAGCCAGGCCGGAGGTGGCCTCCTCCGAGGGAGAGCCCGGGGCCCCAGACAGCAGGGCCGGCGGAGacacagcacccagcacagacGGGGACCCCCCCAAGCCCGAGAGGAAGGGCCCCGAGATGCCACGACTGTTCTTGGACTTGGGACCTCCTCAGGGGAACAGCGAGCAGATCAAAGGTGAGGAGGCCGCTGGGAGCAGGGGGGCGAGGTTGGGGGCCGAGGCCTGGCTGCTTCCCAGGTGCACAGCTGAGCTGAGAATCTTGGGCTCCTGGGGAGCACACAGGTCAGGCCGGCCGTAACGAGAGCAGACCATGGAGCCGCACCGCCTGGGCTCAGATCCGGGCTCTGCCCCCTTCTCGAGCTCTGTGGCCCTGGACAAATGAccttacttctctgtgcctcagtttcccgcCAAAAGTGGATGATGAGGATAGCTAACCTACCTAACAGAGCTGAGAGGCTTCAAAATGTTAAGACTTCTGAAGACTCTAGCCCAGCCTGGCACACTCAAGCTCCTGCTTTTATTGCAATTCCGTTAGACCCAGGGTCTCAAACTCGGACGCTCCCTGGGGGCCAGACAGTATTGGGAGATGAAGGAAGTCGCCTGGGAGAGGTTGAGGGGCAGGGGTCAGGAAAGGAAATGCGGCCACTTTTTTCAGCTCCAGTCAGGAATGCCCACCTGGCATTGCCAAACGTGCTGCTTTTCCCTTTTAAACCAGAGTTCTGCGTGTTTTAATGGTTGAAGCCAATTCACGCGAACCTTCTCTGTGTGCCGGGCCGAGCTGCCCAAAGCTGGGACCCAGGGAGCTTCAGACTCTgccctgcaccgccccccccccatgctaTTGGTGACCTGAAAACTAGAAATGCCTTTTCTGGAAACAGTTTTGGTAGGAACACAAAATGTTTTGTCGCAGAGGGGGATTGATTTAAGAGAAAGATGAATGGCCCCTGGTTAGAGGTGGACATAGGGACTGTGGTTCCACCCGAATCACCCAGAGGCCTGATTTCCTTAAACAGTGGTATGGAAGTTCTCAATGGGCGCTGGTTTATATTGGCAATCTCACAGTCCCCCTTGAGGGAAAGGGTATCAGATCTGTTTGCCAGAGGAGACTGCAGCTCAGGAGGGAAGGGTCAGGAAGGGGGCTGGGCACAGAACTTTCTTTCCTTCGAGCCCATGGTATTAGTACACTATCACTTCTTTGAGATTGTTATGGGGAATTTGCAACCAGCTGTGTCAGGAAAGGCCCCAGACAGCATGAAAATATCAGGGATGAGCAGTTAAGATGCCTCAGAGGATGGagggggggtggtgtggggagggTGTTGCTGGGTGGGAAGATGCTGGGAatagcctgcttaaaaaaaaaaaagtgcatgaactcctactcatccttcaagaccccaCTCAAATTTCCCCTtccctgggaagccttcctgatTTCCAAAGGCTATCACCCTGTCCTTCCTGAGAGCTCCTTGAGAGCTCCCTCACAGCCCCCAACCCCATCGCCCTGAGATGGATGGTCAAGGAAGGCCTCAAGGAGGTGACTTTTGAGCAGATGTGAAGGAAGTAAGCTGGGTGGACATCTGGGGGAAGGGTGTTTCGGGTGGAGGGCACTGAGATGGGCACTAACTTGGCATGCTCGGGGAAAAGCAAAAGGCCAGTGAAGCTGGAATGGAATGAACGAAGGGAGGAGAGTGACCCGATCCACACCCAGtctttctccctgctctgccctgacCCTCCTGTCATCCCTACCATTGCCCCGCACAGGGCCCATCACACCATTTACTTCTGCACTAATGGAGGAATGAGTGGCCTCCGTTAATTTCCCagtgaggagacagaggctcagagaggtggatcTGCTTGCCCCGGGGCACACAGCAAACGAGCAGGGTAGGCTTGGTATTTGAAGCCAGGTTTCCTCCTCCAGTGACTTGGAGTCCTTATCTTCCAGCAGGCTGAGATCAGGGAGTCTTAGGGCAGGGAAAAACACCTGGAGATGGTTAGACACCCCAATTTAGTCTGGCAGTTGAGGGCCAGAGAGGGAAAGTACCTTGGTCAACATCACATAGCAGGGAACATTCAGTCATTAATCCCACTAGTATTGCCTGAGTACTTCTGTGTGCTTGGGGATGCAGCCAGAACGAGCCCAAGTCCAGTCTGTTCCATGGCAAGGCAAACATGAATCACATGACCACAGAAATACAGCTACATGCTGAGCTCATCTGCTTGGAAGGAGCGGTGCTTGGTGCTATGGGGTGCAGAGCGGGTGGCCCTGCCTGACCTTCTGGGAGAACTGAAGGCTTAAAGCCCAGGCCAGAGCTAGGGGAGGAAGAGGACTCGAATTAGAAAAGGaacttccaggcagaaggaacagcctaTGCAAAGGCTCAGAGGTGGGAGGAATAGGGGGGTGGCCCAAGTGGCTGGCTGGAGGTCAAGTCAGAATGAGGTGAGGAAGAGAGCCCGGGGAGGTCAGCAGGGCCAGGGCACTCGGGCGTGGGGGGCGGCAGAGAGAAGTTGGGGCTCTGTGATGTGGACACTGGGGAGTCGTGGAGAGCGTTAACCCCTGGAGTAGGGGGAAGATCTCTCCTAGTCTGCGTGGAGAAAGGCCCCAGAGCAGCCCTTTGGTTCAcaagaggggaaactgaggcccatacTGTGGCCTGAGATTACTTGAGGACACACAGCTGGGCAGGAGggcatgcctcagtttctccggGAGCAGGGGCTCACCGGGTCTCTCCCCTCGCAGCCAAGCTCTCGCGGCTCTCTCTGGCGCTGCCGCCGCTCACGCTCACGCCGTTCCCGGGGCCGGGCCCGCGGCGACCCCCGTGGGAGGGCGCGGACGCCGGGGCGGCTGGCGGGGAggccggcggggcgggggcgccggGGCCGCCGGAGGAGGACGGggaggacgaggacgaggacgaggaggaggacgaggaggcggcggcggcgggcgcggcgGCGGGGCCGCGGGGCCCCGGGAGGGCGCGGGCAGCCCCGGTGCCCGTCGTGGTGAGCAGCGCCGACGCGGACGCGGCCCGCCCGTTGCGGGGGCTGCTCAAGTCTCCGCGCGGGGCCGACGAGCCCGAGGACAGCGAGCTGGAGAGGAAGCGCAAGATGGTCTCCTTCCACGGGGACGTGACCGTCTACCTCTTCGACCAGGTGAGCGGCCCGGGGTGGGgcccgggaggggcggggccagccgggtgggggcggggctggggagaGTGAGGCCCGGGGAACAGGGCAGGCCTTGGAGGCCTTGAGTGTCGGGGTTGGCGTCTGGGAATGGGGCGAGGCCTGGAGTGAGGGGTAGGGTGCGGTCTGTGGGGAGGGCGCTGGTGGGCATGGGTTGGGGGGGCTGCAGGGTGAGACTGGATCTGGAAGGACGGCGGGGGGATACCTGGTAATCAGGCAGGAGCCCGGAGAGGCTAGGGAGAAAATGCTGAGAAGATTGGGGCGTGGTCTagagggcgggggcggggctcaggTGAAGTTCGGGGCGGGGTCTGTCGACCAGCGCTGTCGTGGTAGAGGCTAAGGGCCGGCTCAGGATGAAGCGGATTTTACCCGCTAGGGGCGGGCCCTGGCGAGGCTGCAGGTAGGGCTTAAGAGATGCGGCTTGTAGTGTTAAAATAAGTGCAGGGGCGGGTTCAGAGATGGACAGAGCTAATGAACTGCGGCGGGGCTTAGAGAGATGGGAGGATCGTGTTAAGGGTAACTAGGGCTGAGAGGATAGTGTtgacaagaaaaaggaagggcGGGATGATGCTTCTGGACTGGGGCCTAGATGGGTGTGGATGGGTCTAGATGAATCTGGA
Encoded proteins:
- the LMTK3 gene encoding LOW QUALITY PROTEIN: serine/threonine-protein kinase LMTK3 (The sequence of the model RefSeq protein was modified relative to this genomic sequence to represent the inferred CDS: inserted 2 bases in 1 codon) produces the protein MPAPGALILLAAVSASGCLASPAHPDGFALGRAPLAPPYAVVLISCSGLLAFIFLLLTCLCCKRGDVGFKEFENPEGEDCSGEYTPPAEETSSSQSLPDVYILPLAEVSLPMPAPQPSHSGMPPPLGLSRQHLSYLQEIGSGWFGKVILGEIFSDYTPAQVVVKELRASAGPLEQRKFISEAQPYRSLQHPNVLQCLGVCVETLPFLLIMEFCQLGDLKRYLRAQRPPEGLSPELPPRDLRTLQRMGLEIARGLAHLHSHNYVHSDLALRNCLLTSDLTVRIGDYGLAHSNYKEDYYLTPERLWIPLRWAAPELLGELHGTFMVVDQSRESNIWSLGVTLWELFEFGAQPYRHLSDEEVLAFVVRQQHVKLARPRLKLPYADYWYDILQSCWRPPAQRPSASDLQLQLTYLLSERPPRPPPPPPPPRDGPFPWPWPPQHSVPRPGTLSSPFPLLDGFPGADPDDVLTVTESSRGLNLECLWEKARRGAGRGGGAPPWQPASAPPAPHANPSNPFYEALSTPSVLPVISARSPSVSSEYYIRLEEHGSPPEPLFPNDWDPLDPGVPAPQASQAPSEVPQLVSETWASPLFPAARPFPAQSSASGSFLLSGWDPEGRGAGETLAGDPAEVLGERGTAPWAEEEEEEEEGSSPGEDSSSLGGGPSRRGPLPCPLCSREGACSCLPLERGDAVAGWGGHPALGCPHPPEDDSSLRAERGSLADLPLAPPXPPPPPPPPPPPPRAPADPAVSPDPPSAVASPGSGLSSPGPKPGDSGYETETPFSPEGAFPGGGAAEEEGVPRPRAPPEPPDPGAPRPPPDPGPHPLPGTREKPTFVVQVSTEQLLMSLREDVTRNLLGEKGANPRETGPRKMGRGLGNREKAQGPSRDPTVLGSGKKAPSPNKDPSLPMNGVTVLENGRQRALGIEEKVAENGGPGTPEREEKVLEKVLENGEVTPPRREEKVLENGELRSPEREGNVLANGGLTPSKIEEKVSENGGLRLPRNTGRLPETGPRRAPGPWEKAPESGVPAPETSLERAPEPGAVALSRNGGETAPGPTGPAPRSGVLEPGTERRAPETGGAPRAPGVGRLDLGSGARAPVGMGMAPGGGLGSGVDAKAGWVDSTRPQPPPPPPPPSEAQPRWPEPAPQRARPEVASSEGEPGAPDSRAGGDTAPSTDGDPPKPERKGPEMPRLFLDLGPPQGNSEQIKAKLSRLSLALPPLTLTPFPGPGPRRPPWEGADAGAAGGEAGGAGAPGPPEEDGEDEDEDEEEDEEAAAAGAAAGPRGPGRARAAPVPVVVSSADADAARPLRGLLKSPRGADEPEDSELERKRKMVSFHGDVTVYLFDQETPTNELSVQGPPEGDTDPSTPPAPPTPPHPATPGDGFPSNDSGFGGSFEWAEDFPPPPPPGPPLCFSRFSVSPALETPGPPARAPDARPAGPVEN